The window AATATAGGTTCCTTACCGGTCAATTGACCGCGAAATTTGCTTCAGGAAATAATTATGTAGGGAAATCTGCCTGGCACACATTCCAGACGTTAGAATAATTTAATTCGTATCCCAAAGCCCAAAAACCTACTCCACCTAGATTTTCAGATTTTGCGTATTGATATTTTAATCTAAGTGATTCATCGTCATCGTACCATACTTGATGCCATGTATCACCAGACTTATAATAGTACCAGGGAGTATTGGAATCCGAGTCCCAAATCCTGCCGTAAATCTGAGAATTATTAACAGCATCTCTTATAGATACGGCTCGTTCGTTGATTATTTTTGCTCCTGGCTGATTGGAATCTGTCGAATAATCATAACCATAAAATGGCAAACCTAATATTATTTGGTTTTTATTAAAGTATTTTGATGTTTCACATACTGAATCGATCGCATCATATCTTATTGGGCTGTCATATGGTGAATTGGGAGCCGTGGTATTTCGATTACAATAATCATAACTCATGAGAAAAACGGAATCAATATATTTATTAAGATTTGCGTTTTTGAAGCTCGCAACATATTTTATTTCCCAGGGGACATCAAGAGAGATATGGTAAGAGGAATTTGCAGCTTTTAACGTTTTATGAAGATTCGCCATTAAATTTTCAAATAAAGGAACATTTGAAGTTCCGGTGATACTATTTATATCGGTTGGTGTTTCCAGGTCTAAATTTACTCCATCTGCTCCGTACATCTGTAATGAATTTGATATATTGTTTATGAAATCTGTCTGGTGGTTTGCAATTACACTGTCCATTACATATGGATCATTTGATTTTATACACAGTGTTATTTTTACTCCGTGTTGATGTGCCTGGTCCCGAACTGCATAATAGTTACTCATATTTTCGGGGTTCGTGAGTGTACCATCACTGTTTAAAATCCATTTAGAATATGAAACATGAGTTAAGGTATTCCAATCTGGTTGATAGGATTCAAGATAAGGCCAGTCGGGCCAAAAACCATATACTATAGTATCGGTAAGCGTTGTGGGCACTGTTGATGATACAAAATATGTATCTATTGTTGCATTATCGACTTTACTATCAATTATAAAGATGATACAAGCCAATATAAAGAGAATGAATATCTTTTTTCTCATAACAAATCGCCGCTTTTGCGGGCATTAAATATTACCTTTAATTCAATATGTGAATCACTGTATAAAAAATGAATGCAGAATTTATTGGTCGTCCACCGTTATATGGTTGATACTTTTAAATGGTTAATATATTTGAAAAACCCGACTTTCGACTCGCCCGAATTGCGCTTCGGGAGCACGCGGTCCTTTTCGCTGCGCTCAAGAGGACTACTTTAAAAAATTGAGGACCCGTACAACGTCATTCACTTTATCATGTCGTTTTTGTCACGCTCGACGCAGTAGAGCGGCTTTCAGACAAAAAATACGAACCAAGACCCGAAAGAAAAGCCATAAAGTAAAAGTGAAGTAAAAAGACCCGAAAGAAAAGCCATAAAGTAAAAGTGAAGTGAAAAGTCGGGAGATGCAGTCAGAACCGGATAAAAATCCACCTGAAAAACGCTATTTTCCACGTCTGTTTTTATTTATTTTAACTTAGATTTCAACTTCCTGTTTCTTCCTTCTTTTATTATCGTTCTTCTTTTTTCCACTTTTTTGGCTATTCGTCATTCTCTATGGATAAGATGATTTTCAATTCAAGACAGCATTGGTTTTTATCAGGATATCCACACAAAACAACGAAGAGCCACTTTTGCAGGGCCGCCAGACAAGCTGGCGGATAAGTCCGATATTTACCTGTGAATTAAAAAATGATTTCCGGGGTCATGGGACATATTCTTCGGACCAGGGAAATATTTCACTATAATCTTGTTTTTCTTAATACCAGCAGGAATTTGCCTGTTATTTTTTTTGCGGGCAGAAGAAATGGTTTCAACCCTGTAAGGCACAGAAGAGAAAAAAAGATTTAATCTCAGGATATTCTGAATAATACCAACCGATTAAGCAGGAACCACCAGTTTATTCATTGAATAACGTTCCAATATTCCGAAAGAAATTTTATCATTGCCTCCTTCCAGGATGAGGTTAAACAAAGTTTTGAGATGAGCGCATTAAGAATAAAATGGAATTCTG is drawn from Methanosarcina lacustris Z-7289 and contains these coding sequences:
- a CDS encoding glycoside hydrolase family 18 protein, translating into MRKKIFILFILACIIFIIDSKVDNATIDTYFVSSTVPTTLTDTIVYGFWPDWPYLESYQPDWNTLTHVSYSKWILNSDGTLTNPENMSNYYAVRDQAHQHGVKITLCIKSNDPYVMDSVIANHQTDFINNISNSLQMYGADGVNLDLETPTDINSITGTSNVPLFENLMANLHKTLKAANSSYHISLDVPWEIKYVASFKNANLNKYIDSVFLMSYDYCNRNTTAPNSPYDSPIRYDAIDSVCETSKYFNKNQIILGLPFYGYDYSTDSNQPGAKIINERAVSIRDAVNNSQIYGRIWDSDSNTPWYYYKSGDTWHQVWYDDDESLRLKYQYAKSENLGGVGFWALGYELNYSNVWNVCQADFPT